One genomic window of Micrococcus flavus includes the following:
- a CDS encoding DUF3039 domain-containing protein encodes MSISDPLQADPLSPSGGGTSVLERAEQLQDVEPGDHERFAHYVRKEKIMESALSGEPVIALCGKVWVPGRDPNKFPVCPLCQEIYDGLRDPQDGDDAGSGGGRRGGFFGRGRG; translated from the coding sequence ATGAGCATCTCCGATCCCCTCCAGGCCGATCCGCTGTCCCCCTCCGGCGGGGGCACCTCCGTGCTGGAGCGCGCAGAGCAGCTCCAGGACGTCGAGCCCGGGGACCACGAGCGCTTCGCGCACTACGTCCGCAAGGAGAAGATCATGGAGTCGGCGCTGTCCGGCGAGCCCGTGATCGCCCTGTGCGGCAAGGTGTGGGTGCCGGGCCGGGACCCGAACAAGTTCCCCGTCTGCCCCCTGTGCCAGGAGATCTACGACGGCCTGCGCGACCCCCAGGACGGCGACGACGCCGGCTCCGGCGGCGGCAGGCGCGGCGGGTTCTT